Proteins from one Bos taurus isolate L1 Dominette 01449 registration number 42190680 breed Hereford chromosome 7, ARS-UCD2.0, whole genome shotgun sequence genomic window:
- the TXNDC15 gene encoding thioredoxin domain-containing protein 15 isoform X2, producing the protein MNEEVPSPDPVGQDPSAEETEAVLGLDADGNHMVMLSVIPGGAEDKLSPESSSGTCGAGGEEGSRCNLRESLFSLDRAGARFSEREEEYYTEPDVAESDPTPTEDANTTESLKSPKVNCEERNVTGLENFTLKILNMSQDLMDFLNPNGSDCTLVLFYTPWCRFSASLAPHFNSLPRAFPALHFLALDASQHSSLSTRFGTVAVPNILLFQGAKPMARFNHTDRTLETLKIFIFNQTGIEAKKNVVVTQADQIGPLPSTLIKSVDWLLVFSLFFLISFIMYATIRTESIRWLIPGQEQEHAE; encoded by the exons ATGAATGAGGAGGTGCCTTCCCCTGACCCAGTGGGCCAGGACCCGTCTGCAGAAGAGACGGAGGCGGTGCTGGGGCTGGATGCTGATGGCAACCACATGGTGATGTTGTCGGTCATTCCTGGGGGAGCCGAGGACAAGCTGAGCCCAGAGTCCAGCAGCGGCACCTGCGGGGCCGGAGGGGAGGAGGGCTCGAGGTGCAACCTCCGGGAGAGCCTCTTCTCCCTGGACAGAGCTGGAGCAAGATTCTCGGAGAGAGAAGAGGAGTACTACACTGAGCCTGACGTGGCAGAATCCGACCCCACCCCAACTGAGGACGCCAACACCACCGAAAGTCTGAAATCCCCGAAGGTCAACTGTGAGGAGAGAAATGTGACAGGATTAGAAAATTTCactctgaaaattttaaatatgtcacag GACCTTATGGATTTTCTCAACCCAAACGGTAGTGACTGCACTCTAGTCCTGTTTTACACCCCTTGGTGCCGATTTTCTGCCAGTTTGGCCCCTCATTTTAATTCTCTGCCCCGGGCGTTTCCAGCTCTTCACTTTTTGGCACTGGATGCCTCTCAGCACAGCAG CCTTTCTACAAGGTTTGGCACCGTGGCTGTTCCTAACATCTTGTTGTTTCAAGGGGCTAAACCAATGGCTAGATTTAATCATACAGACCGAACGTTGGAAACGCtgaaaatcttcatttttaacCAGACAG GTATAGAAGCCAAGAAAAATGTGGTGGTAACTCAAGCTGACCAAATAGGCCCTCTTCCCAGCACTCTGATAAAAAGTGTGGACTGGTTGCTTgtattttccttattctttttaatcagttttattaTGTACGCTACCATTCGAACTGAGAGTATTCGGTGGCTGATTCCGGGACAAGAGCAGGAACATGCGGAGTAG